In the Streptomyces sp. cg36 genome, one interval contains:
- a CDS encoding pyridoxamine 5'-phosphate oxidase family protein yields MPQPRGRTSAPPVSASVGAFLTEPLVATLTTLRPDGSPHVAPVRFTWDAASGLARVMTVVTSRKARNALANPGGRAVLCQVDGFSWVSLEGTATVSDDPERVAEGVRRYAKRYWSAPPNPPGRVVLEIAVDRVMNLNT; encoded by the coding sequence ATGCCGCAGCCCCGGGGGCGTACCAGCGCTCCGCCGGTCTCCGCCTCGGTGGGGGCGTTCCTCACCGAGCCGCTCGTCGCCACGCTCACCACCCTGCGGCCCGACGGCTCGCCGCACGTGGCGCCGGTGCGGTTCACCTGGGACGCGGCGTCGGGGCTGGCCCGGGTGATGACCGTCGTCACCTCGCGCAAGGCCCGCAACGCGCTGGCGAACCCGGGCGGGCGGGCCGTGCTGTGCCAGGTGGACGGGTTCAGCTGGGTCAGCCTGGAGGGCACCGCCACGGTCTCGGACGACCCGGAACGGGTGGCCGAGGGCGTGCGGCGCTATGCCAAGCGCTATTGGTCGGCGCCGCCCAATCCGCCCGGCCGGGTGGTGCTGGAGATCGCCGTCGACCGGGTGATGAATCTGAACACGTAA
- a CDS encoding alpha/beta fold hydrolase, translated as MSLDRRKIMTLGAGSAALAMAGGVAATGTAEASAHRDVPGDEALARSLAGGFRSHHVRVNGVRLHYVAGGSGEPLVLLAGWPQTWWSYRKVMPALARRFRVIAVDVRGQGSSEKPQGGYDKKTMAEDVRELVRALGYRRVNIAGHDIGSKVAFAFAVNHPDATRKLAMLDALHPDESFYEIPVLRRPGAGFNMWWYAFNQLQGLPEALVRGRSRHLIDWFFANSLADQSMVSDFDRNVYAKVYDTPDGIRASNAWYQNFGQDIADLKTYPKITAPLLGLASEISYAQFLSTLPTQATDVRVEKLDNTVHYLQEEAPDRVSRALLEFFA; from the coding sequence ATGTCGTTGGACCGCAGGAAGATCATGACGCTGGGGGCCGGTTCGGCCGCCCTCGCGATGGCCGGCGGGGTCGCCGCCACCGGGACCGCCGAGGCGAGCGCGCACCGGGACGTCCCCGGCGACGAGGCGCTGGCCCGGTCGCTCGCCGGCGGCTTCCGCAGCCATCACGTCCGCGTCAACGGCGTCCGTCTGCACTACGTGGCCGGCGGCTCGGGCGAGCCGCTGGTGCTGCTGGCCGGATGGCCGCAGACCTGGTGGTCCTACCGCAAGGTCATGCCCGCGCTGGCCCGGCGCTTCCGGGTCATCGCCGTCGACGTGCGCGGCCAGGGCTCCTCGGAGAAGCCGCAGGGCGGCTACGACAAGAAGACGATGGCCGAGGACGTCCGCGAACTGGTGCGCGCCCTCGGCTACCGCCGGGTCAACATCGCGGGCCACGACATCGGCTCCAAGGTGGCGTTCGCCTTCGCCGTCAACCACCCGGACGCCACCCGCAAGCTGGCGATGCTGGACGCCCTCCACCCGGACGAGAGCTTCTACGAGATCCCCGTCCTGCGCCGTCCGGGCGCCGGCTTCAACATGTGGTGGTACGCCTTCAACCAGCTCCAGGGGCTGCCCGAGGCGCTGGTGCGGGGCCGCTCCCGGCACCTGATCGACTGGTTCTTCGCCAACTCCCTGGCCGACCAGTCGATGGTGTCCGACTTCGACCGCAACGTGTACGCGAAGGTCTACGACACGCCTGACGGCATCCGGGCCTCCAACGCCTGGTACCAGAACTTCGGGCAGGACATCGCGGACCTGAAGACCTACCCGAAGATCACCGCGCCGCTCCTCGGCCTGGCCTCCGAGATCAGCTATGCGCAGTTCCTCTCGACGCTGCCCACGCAGGCAACCGACGTCCGCGTGGAGAAGCTCGACAACACCGTGCACTACCTCCAGGAGGAGGCCCCGGACCGAGTCTCCCGGGCCCTCTTGGAGTTCTTCGCCTGA
- a CDS encoding FAD-dependent monooxygenase: MTQGAIVVGAGPVGLMLAGELRLAGVEVALYDKLPAPSGESRGLGFTGRTAEVLDQRGLLAKLGDIRWGKQGHFGGVRINFDELDESHYGIMGLAQSRTEETLGAWVEELGVTVRRGYEVTGYRETETGVVVEYEGPDGRGEEEAQYLVGTDGGRSTIRRLAGIEFPGEPATRGMYLADVVGAGLRMRPIGERIEGGGMVLSVTLEPGIDRIVIHEPGVRPHHGEGELQFSELADAWERMTGEDIHGASARWMCALTNYTGQATDYRKGRVFLAGDAAHDHAPLGAQGVSVGLQDAVNLGWKLAAAIKGYAPEGLLDTYHSERHPIGQQLLRNTLAQSLIYLSGEEMEPLRAVLRELVQIPDAARHLAGLVSGLDVRYDVAEGGHPLLGLRLAPGRELKLADGGQVRVAELLHAGHGVLITTGDSAEAAELAAGWADRVDVVNGSWVPSDTASGEDPEAVLVRPDGHVIWVAADGGKLRDALERWFGTALAAG; the protein is encoded by the coding sequence ATGACCCAGGGCGCAATTGTTGTCGGTGCCGGTCCGGTCGGGCTGATGCTGGCCGGCGAACTCCGCCTGGCCGGTGTGGAGGTCGCCCTCTACGACAAGCTCCCGGCCCCCAGCGGCGAGTCGCGCGGCCTCGGTTTCACCGGCCGCACCGCCGAAGTCCTCGACCAGCGCGGCCTGCTGGCGAAGCTCGGCGACATCCGCTGGGGCAAGCAGGGCCACTTCGGCGGGGTCCGCATCAACTTCGACGAGCTGGACGAGAGCCACTACGGCATCATGGGTCTGGCCCAGTCCCGCACCGAGGAGACCCTCGGCGCCTGGGTGGAGGAGCTCGGCGTCACGGTGCGCCGGGGCTACGAGGTCACCGGCTACCGCGAGACCGAGACCGGTGTCGTCGTCGAGTACGAGGGCCCCGACGGCCGCGGCGAGGAGGAGGCCCAGTACCTCGTCGGCACCGACGGCGGCCGGTCCACCATCCGGCGCCTGGCCGGCATCGAGTTCCCGGGCGAGCCCGCCACCCGCGGCATGTACCTGGCCGACGTGGTCGGCGCCGGGCTGCGGATGCGCCCCATCGGCGAGCGCATCGAGGGCGGCGGCATGGTCCTCTCCGTCACGCTGGAGCCCGGCATCGACCGGATCGTCATCCACGAGCCGGGCGTGCGCCCGCACCACGGCGAGGGCGAGCTGCAGTTCTCCGAGCTCGCGGACGCCTGGGAGCGGATGACCGGCGAGGACATCCACGGCGCCAGCGCCCGCTGGATGTGCGCCCTCACCAACTACACCGGCCAGGCCACCGACTACCGCAAGGGCCGGGTCTTCCTGGCGGGCGACGCCGCCCACGACCACGCCCCGCTCGGTGCCCAGGGCGTCAGCGTCGGCCTCCAGGACGCCGTCAACCTCGGCTGGAAGCTCGCCGCCGCCATCAAGGGGTACGCCCCCGAGGGCCTGCTCGACACCTACCACTCCGAGCGCCACCCGATCGGGCAGCAGCTGCTGCGCAACACGCTCGCCCAGTCGCTGATCTACCTCAGCGGCGAGGAGATGGAGCCGCTGCGCGCCGTACTGCGCGAGCTGGTGCAGATCCCGGACGCCGCCCGCCACCTCGCCGGTCTGGTCTCCGGCCTGGACGTGCGCTACGACGTGGCGGAGGGCGGCCACCCGCTGCTCGGTCTGCGCCTCGCCCCGGGCCGCGAGCTCAAGCTGGCCGACGGCGGCCAGGTCCGGGTCGCCGAGCTGCTGCACGCCGGGCACGGCGTGCTGATCACCACCGGCGACTCGGCCGAGGCGGCCGAGCTCGCCGCGGGCTGGGCGGACCGGGTCGATGTCGTCAACGGCAGCTGGGTCCCCTCCGACACCGCCTCCGGCGAGGACCCGGAGGCCGTGCTGGTGCGCCCCGACGGCCACGTCATCTGGGTCGCGGCCGACGGCGGCAAGCTGCGGGACGCGCTTGAGCGCTGGTTCGGCACCGCTCTAGCGGCCGGCTAG
- a CDS encoding FAD-dependent monooxygenase → MTNGAIIVGAGPVGLMLAGELKLGGAEVAVYDRLPAPSGESRGVGFTRRAAEVFDQRGLLARFGDVEWAQGHFGGVRIDFSKLDDNHFSVRGVPQFRTEEILEGWLAELGVRVHRSHEVTGFRETEDSVVVSFEGPDGPGEAEARYLVGCDGARSVVRRTAGIDFPGWDATRGMYMADLVGAGVRQRPIGEQVPGGMVMAFNLENGVDRIVIHDEKLRPHEDKSQLTFEVVADAWERMTGESLHHAEVRWISAFTDTTRQASEYRRGRVFLVGDATHIHMLTGAQGMSVGVQDAVNLGWKLAAALRGTAPEGLLDTFQSERHPVGEQLMRNTRAQTRLYLTGEEMEPLRAVMRELVESPDVARHLAGQVSGLDVRYDVGASGHPLLGLRLSPDRELELAGGGRVRVAELLHAARGVLITTGDSTEAAELAEGWAGRVDVVTGTWVPDEKAAHQDPEALLVRPDGHIAWTAPDGGKLRDALELWFGQAD, encoded by the coding sequence ATGACCAACGGTGCGATCATCGTCGGGGCCGGGCCGGTCGGGCTGATGCTCGCGGGTGAGCTGAAGCTGGGTGGTGCGGAGGTGGCTGTCTATGACCGGCTGCCCGCGCCGAGCGGGGAGTCGCGCGGGGTGGGTTTCACCCGCCGGGCCGCCGAGGTCTTCGACCAGCGGGGCCTGCTGGCCCGGTTCGGTGACGTCGAGTGGGCGCAGGGTCATTTCGGCGGGGTCCGCATCGACTTCTCCAAGCTGGATGACAATCACTTCAGTGTGCGGGGTGTGCCCCAGTTCCGTACGGAGGAGATCCTGGAGGGGTGGCTCGCGGAGCTGGGTGTGAGGGTGCACCGCAGCCATGAGGTGACCGGGTTCCGGGAGACGGAGGACTCGGTGGTGGTCTCCTTCGAGGGGCCCGACGGGCCGGGGGAGGCGGAGGCCCGGTATCTGGTGGGCTGTGACGGTGCCCGTTCGGTGGTGCGCAGGACGGCCGGGATCGACTTCCCGGGCTGGGATGCGACGCGGGGCATGTACATGGCCGATCTGGTGGGTGCGGGGGTGCGTCAGCGGCCGATCGGTGAGCAGGTGCCGGGCGGGATGGTGATGGCGTTCAATCTGGAGAACGGTGTCGACCGGATCGTCATCCATGATGAGAAGCTGCGTCCGCACGAGGACAAGAGCCAGCTGACGTTCGAGGTGGTGGCGGATGCCTGGGAGCGGATGACGGGGGAGTCGCTGCATCATGCGGAGGTCCGCTGGATCAGTGCGTTCACCGACACCACCCGTCAGGCGTCGGAGTACCGCAGGGGCCGGGTGTTCCTGGTCGGGGATGCGACCCACATCCATATGCTTACCGGTGCGCAGGGCATGAGTGTGGGGGTGCAGGACGCGGTGAACCTGGGCTGGAAGCTGGCGGCGGCCCTGCGTGGTACGGCGCCGGAGGGGCTGCTGGACACCTTCCAGTCCGAGCGGCACCCGGTGGGTGAGCAGCTGATGCGCAACACCCGGGCGCAGACCCGGCTGTATCTGACGGGTGAGGAGATGGAGCCGCTGCGTGCGGTGATGCGTGAGCTGGTGGAGTCGCCGGACGTCGCCCGTCATCTGGCGGGTCAGGTCAGTGGTCTGGACGTGCGGTACGACGTCGGGGCCAGTGGCCATCCGCTGCTGGGTCTGCGGCTCTCGCCGGACCGGGAGCTGGAGCTGGCCGGCGGCGGCCGGGTCCGGGTCGCCGAGCTGCTGCACGCCGCGCGCGGGGTGCTGATCACCACCGGCGACTCCACCGAGGCGGCCGAGCTCGCCGAGGGCTGGGCCGGCCGCGTCGACGTGGTCACCGGGACCTGGGTCCCCGACGAGAAGGCCGCCCACCAAGACCCCGAGGCACTGCTCGTCCGCCCCGACGGCCACATCGCCTGGACCGCCCCCGACGGCGGCAAACTCCGCGACGCCCTCGAACTCTGGTTCGGCCAGGCCGACTGA
- a CDS encoding carboxymuconolactone decarboxylase family protein: protein MHESRMDNPAAFNPEAARLIQELYFASRKGGVPELILGLVHLRSSQINGDSFCVSGDAQRAREAGQSDEKLFAVAAWRDAPFFTEAERAALALAEAATRMADQADPVPDEVWDEVNKHFDTEQVASLVLTIGVTNMFSRLNVTTKQLAGSREWDR from the coding sequence ATGCATGAGTCGCGTATGGACAACCCGGCGGCGTTCAACCCCGAGGCCGCCCGGCTTATCCAGGAGCTCTACTTCGCCTCCCGCAAGGGCGGTGTCCCCGAGCTGATCCTCGGCCTGGTGCACCTGCGGTCCAGCCAGATCAACGGAGACAGCTTCTGCGTCTCCGGCGACGCCCAGCGGGCCCGTGAGGCCGGCCAGAGCGACGAGAAGCTCTTCGCCGTGGCCGCCTGGCGCGACGCCCCGTTCTTCACCGAGGCCGAGCGCGCCGCCCTGGCGCTCGCCGAGGCGGCCACCCGCATGGCCGACCAGGCCGACCCCGTCCCGGACGAGGTGTGGGACGAGGTCAACAAGCACTTCGACACCGAGCAGGTCGCGTCCCTGGTGCTCACCATCGGGGTCACGAACATGTTCAGCCGCCTGAACGTCACCACCAAGCAGCTCGCGGGCAGCCGGGAGTGGGACAGGTAG
- a CDS encoding MFS transporter: MAAADSLARSGPGAGFKPGAILAFVCLGQFMVFIDVSIVNLALPSIQDGLDMSDVSLNYIVTAYSTVLGGFLLLGGRLADTFGRRKFLMGGFLIFALASLTSGLAQNAAMLITSRGFQGLGASMIAPAALSILTNTFPEGPERNKALGVWGSLAGIASILGVILGGVLADGPGWEWIFWINVPIGIGLALLAPRIVPESKSDAPRQRFDFAGAATLTAGLLLLIFTLGEAINVGWGTTRTIGSLIGVAVLLTAFLVIETKVEAPMMPLRIFRLKTMRVANISAILVFGTFGALFFFASLFMQQAFGYSPMKAGFAYVPLALSVAIGAGAASGIIAKVAARPVLAVGLTLTTTGLLLLWRAPADGSYAIDLLPAFILLGLGCGMVFVTLQIAAFVGIPDEEAGVGAGLINTSQEAGGALGLAVIATIAYNGLEDKLAKTGGNPAKIHDVQATANHHAFLSAAILCFGALLVALFFMPKGQQSMSSSHAHGLADPEAAGTPEAATVEK, translated from the coding sequence ATGGCTGCCGCCGACTCACTCGCGCGGTCGGGACCCGGGGCTGGTTTCAAGCCCGGTGCGATCCTGGCGTTTGTGTGCCTGGGCCAGTTCATGGTCTTCATCGACGTGTCGATCGTGAACCTCGCCCTGCCGTCCATCCAGGACGGCCTCGACATGTCCGATGTCAGTCTCAACTACATCGTCACCGCGTATTCGACCGTGCTCGGCGGCTTCCTGCTGCTCGGCGGACGGCTCGCCGACACCTTCGGCCGACGCAAGTTCCTCATGGGCGGCTTCCTCATCTTCGCCCTCGCCTCCCTCACCTCGGGTCTGGCGCAGAACGCCGCCATGCTCATCACCTCCCGCGGCTTCCAGGGCCTCGGCGCCTCGATGATCGCCCCCGCGGCGCTCTCGATCCTGACGAACACCTTCCCCGAGGGCCCGGAGCGCAACAAGGCGCTGGGCGTGTGGGGTTCGCTCGCCGGTATCGCCTCCATCCTCGGCGTGATCCTCGGCGGTGTCCTGGCCGACGGTCCCGGCTGGGAGTGGATCTTCTGGATCAACGTGCCGATCGGCATCGGCCTGGCGCTGCTCGCCCCGCGGATCGTTCCCGAGTCCAAGTCCGACGCCCCGCGCCAGCGCTTCGACTTCGCGGGCGCCGCGACCCTGACCGCCGGTCTGCTCCTGCTCATCTTCACCCTCGGTGAGGCCATCAACGTCGGCTGGGGCACCACGCGCACCATCGGCAGCCTGATCGGCGTCGCCGTCCTGCTCACCGCGTTCCTGGTCATCGAGACCAAGGTCGAGGCCCCGATGATGCCGCTGCGCATCTTCCGCCTCAAGACGATGCGCGTCGCCAACATCTCCGCGATCCTCGTCTTCGGCACCTTCGGCGCCCTGTTCTTCTTCGCCAGCCTCTTCATGCAGCAGGCGTTCGGCTACTCCCCGATGAAGGCCGGCTTCGCCTACGTGCCGCTCGCCCTCTCGGTGGCCATCGGCGCCGGTGCCGCCTCCGGCATCATCGCCAAGGTCGCGGCCCGTCCGGTGCTCGCGGTCGGTCTGACCCTGACCACCACCGGTCTGCTCCTGCTGTGGCGCGCCCCGGCCGACGGCAGCTACGCCATCGACCTGCTCCCCGCGTTCATCCTGCTCGGCCTCGGCTGCGGCATGGTCTTCGTGACCCTGCAGATCGCCGCCTTCGTCGGCATCCCGGACGAGGAGGCGGGCGTCGGCGCCGGTCTCATCAACACCAGCCAGGAGGCCGGTGGCGCCCTGGGTCTCGCCGTGATCGCGACCATCGCGTACAACGGCCTGGAGGACAAGCTCGCCAAGACGGGCGGCAACCCCGCCAAGATCCACGACGTCCAGGCGACCGCCAACCACCACGCGTTCCTCTCCGCCGCCATCCTCTGCTTCGGCGCCCTCCTGGTCGCCCTGTTCTTCATGCCGAAGGGCCAGCAGTCGATGAGCTCGTCGCACGCGCACGGACTCGCCGACCCGGAGGCCGCGGGCACCCCCGAGGCCGCCACCGTCGAGAAGTAA
- a CDS encoding acyltransferase family protein, translating to MTHGATRTLREVPTRDGLLSPGASRLPSLTGLRFPAALLVFFSHVGLPIPLLRLLKDDGAANDLAKATENAGSLGVAFFFVLSGFVLTWSAREQDTAPAFWRRRFAKIYPNYAITWGLAMLAFASSFTPTRVALANLFMVQVWVPDFQYLFSVNPPSWSLGCEFVFYASFPLLHRLFLRIDAARLKYWIGGLVAAIILTPLFTYNVLPDAGAVQLTGAPADASVKQYWFSYFLPPVRLLDFALGMLVAHAVMRGRWRNIGIAWSCLLLAGGYWLSSHVDLLYSQRSTTIVPIVLLIAAAATADIEGRFTVFRNRAMVWLGEISFAFYLLHFIVLAYGRKVLGHDLYSTPETVGLVAAMLVISVLASWALYALVERPITRRWSRSRKARAAATA from the coding sequence ATGACGCACGGCGCCACCAGGACGCTGCGCGAGGTGCCGACGCGGGACGGTCTGCTCAGTCCCGGAGCCTCGCGGCTGCCCTCGCTCACCGGTCTGCGGTTCCCCGCCGCACTGCTGGTCTTCTTCAGTCACGTCGGCCTGCCGATCCCCCTGCTGCGCCTGCTCAAGGACGACGGGGCGGCCAACGATCTCGCCAAGGCGACCGAGAACGCCGGTTCGCTGGGCGTCGCCTTCTTCTTCGTCCTCAGCGGCTTCGTGCTGACCTGGTCCGCCCGCGAGCAGGACACCGCCCCGGCCTTCTGGCGCCGGCGCTTCGCCAAGATCTACCCCAACTACGCGATCACCTGGGGCCTGGCGATGCTGGCGTTCGCCTCCTCCTTCACCCCCACCAGGGTCGCGCTCGCCAACCTGTTCATGGTCCAGGTGTGGGTGCCCGACTTCCAGTACCTGTTCAGCGTCAACCCGCCGAGCTGGTCGCTGGGCTGCGAGTTCGTCTTCTACGCCTCGTTCCCGCTGCTGCACCGCCTCTTCCTGCGCATCGACGCGGCGCGGCTGAAGTACTGGATCGGCGGCCTGGTCGCGGCGATCATCCTGACCCCGCTGTTCACCTACAACGTGCTGCCGGACGCGGGCGCGGTGCAGCTCACCGGGGCGCCCGCCGACGCCTCGGTGAAGCAGTACTGGTTCTCCTACTTCCTGCCGCCGGTGCGGCTGCTGGACTTCGCGCTCGGCATGCTGGTGGCCCACGCGGTGATGCGCGGGCGCTGGCGCAACATCGGGATCGCCTGGTCGTGCCTGCTGCTGGCGGGCGGCTACTGGCTCTCCTCCCACGTCGACCTGCTCTACTCGCAGCGCTCCACCACGATCGTCCCGATCGTGCTGCTGATCGCCGCGGCGGCCACCGCCGACATCGAGGGCCGGTTCACGGTCTTCCGCAACCGGGCGATGGTGTGGCTGGGCGAGATCTCCTTCGCCTTCTACCTGCTGCACTTCATCGTTCTCGCCTATGGCCGCAAGGTCCTGGGCCACGACCTGTACTCGACGCCCGAGACGGTGGGGCTGGTGGCGGCGATGCTCGTGATCAGCGTGCTCGCCTCCTGGGCCCTCTACGCGCTCGTGGAGCGGCCGATCACCCGGCGCTGGTCCAGGTCGCGCAAGGCGCGGGCGGCGGCCACGGCCTGA
- a CDS encoding SDR family oxidoreductase, with amino-acid sequence MTVLVTGSSGKVGSHLVQLLHAKGIAVRAGSRSPEKLTLPHGVESVKLALDEPADFPAALAGADSVFLYCEPAAVGEFVAQAEAAGVRHVVIMSADAVLRPDAETNPIATGHLVVERALAASSITSTPLNCGALASNALPWAWQLKARGTVGLPYPNSYADPVNEKDVAEAALAVLTDPSLGGRSYHLTGPEALTFAQHIAAIEAAAGRAIPVTEVPPAVWRANKPDFMPGDIADALLDLWAASAAPVPLTDDVERLTGHPARPFTEWAQEYAGPFRG; translated from the coding sequence ATGACCGTCCTCGTCACCGGCAGCAGTGGCAAAGTCGGCTCCCACCTGGTCCAGCTCCTGCATGCCAAGGGCATCGCGGTGCGGGCCGGGTCCCGCAGCCCCGAGAAGCTGACCCTGCCCCACGGCGTCGAGTCCGTGAAGCTGGCCCTCGACGAGCCGGCCGACTTCCCGGCCGCGCTCGCCGGGGCCGACTCGGTGTTCCTGTACTGCGAGCCCGCCGCGGTCGGCGAGTTCGTCGCGCAGGCCGAGGCCGCCGGTGTCCGGCACGTCGTGATCATGTCCGCCGACGCGGTGCTGCGTCCGGACGCCGAGACCAACCCGATCGCCACGGGCCACCTCGTGGTGGAGCGGGCGCTCGCCGCCTCCTCGATCACCTCGACCCCGCTGAACTGCGGCGCGCTCGCCAGCAACGCCCTGCCGTGGGCGTGGCAGCTCAAGGCGCGGGGCACGGTCGGCCTGCCGTACCCGAACAGCTACGCCGACCCGGTCAACGAGAAGGACGTCGCCGAGGCCGCCCTCGCGGTGCTCACCGACCCGTCCCTGGGCGGCCGTTCGTACCACCTCACCGGTCCCGAGGCGCTCACCTTCGCCCAGCACATCGCGGCCATCGAGGCGGCGGCGGGCCGCGCCATCCCGGTCACCGAGGTCCCCCCGGCCGTCTGGCGCGCCAACAAGCCCGACTTCATGCCCGGCGACATCGCGGACGCGCTGCTCGACCTCTGGGCCGCCAGCGCCGCCCCGGTCCCGCTCACCGACGACGTCGAGCGGCTCACCGGCCACCCGGCCCGCCCCTTCACCGAGTGGGCCCAGGAGTACGCGGGGCCGTTCCGCGGCTGA
- a CDS encoding BTAD domain-containing putative transcriptional regulator has protein sequence MKIQVLGPLSAEVNGASVVPTAGKPRQILALLALYPGQVIPVPTLMEEIWGTDLPQSALTTLQTYILQLRRRLAGAMGPDAQVSAKEVLATRYGGYLLQIPSEAVDVHAYEQLVAEGQLAFDGGHNERAAECFRRALDLWQGPALVDVRVGPILDIEVLRLEESRLVVKERRIDADLRLGRHAELTAELTDLIARHPQHEGLHSQAMVALYRSGRQATALDVYRRLRGRLIDDLGVEPSPQLQRLHQAILAVDPQLDVVAGPRRTSTFDLYAA, from the coding sequence AGATCCTCGCCCTGCTCGCCCTCTACCCCGGCCAGGTCATTCCCGTACCCACCCTCATGGAGGAGATCTGGGGGACGGATCTGCCGCAGAGCGCGCTCACCACCCTGCAGACCTACATCCTGCAGCTGCGCCGGCGGCTCGCCGGCGCCATGGGCCCCGACGCACAGGTTTCGGCCAAGGAGGTACTGGCCACCCGTTACGGCGGATATCTGCTCCAGATCCCGTCCGAGGCGGTCGACGTCCACGCGTACGAACAGCTGGTTGCGGAGGGCCAGTTGGCGTTCGACGGAGGACACAACGAGCGGGCGGCGGAGTGCTTCCGGCGCGCCCTCGACCTGTGGCAGGGGCCCGCGCTCGTCGACGTACGGGTGGGGCCGATCCTGGACATCGAGGTGCTGCGCCTGGAGGAGAGCCGGCTGGTGGTCAAGGAGCGCCGGATCGACGCCGATCTGCGGCTCGGCCGCCACGCCGAACTGACCGCCGAACTCACTGATCTGATTGCCCGTCACCCCCAACACGAGGGGCTGCACTCGCAGGCGATGGTGGCGCTCTACCGCTCCGGCCGCCAGGCCACCGCGCTCGACGTCTACCGGCGGCTGCGCGGCCGGCTCATCGACGACCTCGGGGTGGAGCCCTCGCCCCAGCTGCAGCGGCTGCACCAGGCGATCCTCGCCGTCGACCCGCAGCTCGACGTGGTGGCGGGCCCCCGCCGCACCTCCACCTTCGACCTGTACGCGGCCTGA
- a CDS encoding acyltransferase family protein gives MTQGNTIGDRPPGATAREPRVRDGLLRPDTTRLPSLTGLRFPAALLVFLNHTGLPFPGLRLLRDNETTKDWFELTKNAGSLGVTFFFVLSGFVLTWSARERDTKPAFWRRRFVKIYPNYVVTWVLAMVLFASAFTPTRTAVANLFMVQVWVPKFDVFSSVNTPSWSLGCEAVFYASFPLLHALFLRIPAERLKYWIGGLTALVVATPTLAYAVFPDKPYFPGGEQLGAHATVTQYWFAYFLPPVRMVDFALGMLVALAVMKGRWWNIGMLWSTVLMVGGYVLASHVPFLYAQRSTTIVPIVFLIAAAATADVKGEFTLFRNRTMVWLGEVSFAFYLIHYVVLTYGRKWLGHDYYSTAETAGLLALMFAIAMVASWALYALIERPITRNWSKPRRRAAAGGTPPLAGAE, from the coding sequence ATGACCCAAGGCAACACGATCGGCGACCGGCCGCCCGGCGCCACCGCCCGCGAACCGCGGGTCCGCGACGGCCTGCTGCGGCCCGACACCACGCGGCTGCCCTCGCTGACCGGCCTGCGGTTCCCCGCCGCCCTGCTGGTCTTCCTGAACCACACCGGTCTGCCCTTCCCGGGCCTGCGGCTGCTGCGCGACAACGAGACCACCAAGGACTGGTTCGAGCTCACCAAGAACGCCGGATCCCTCGGCGTCACCTTCTTCTTCGTCCTCAGCGGGTTCGTGCTGACCTGGTCCGCGCGCGAGCGGGACACCAAACCGGCCTTCTGGCGCCGCCGGTTCGTGAAGATCTACCCGAACTACGTGGTCACCTGGGTGCTGGCGATGGTGCTCTTCGCCTCCGCCTTCACCCCGACCCGCACCGCGGTGGCCAACCTCTTCATGGTCCAGGTGTGGGTGCCGAAGTTCGACGTCTTCTCCAGCGTGAACACCCCGAGCTGGTCGCTCGGCTGCGAGGCCGTCTTCTACGCCTCGTTCCCGCTGCTGCACGCGCTGTTCCTGCGCATCCCGGCCGAGCGGCTCAAGTACTGGATCGGGGGCCTGACGGCGCTGGTCGTGGCCACCCCGACCCTCGCCTACGCGGTCTTCCCCGACAAGCCGTACTTCCCCGGCGGCGAGCAGCTGGGCGCCCACGCCACGGTGACGCAGTACTGGTTCGCGTACTTCCTGCCGCCGGTGCGCATGGTGGACTTCGCGCTCGGCATGCTGGTCGCGCTCGCGGTCATGAAGGGGCGCTGGTGGAACATCGGCATGCTCTGGTCGACGGTGCTGATGGTGGGCGGCTACGTCCTCGCCTCACACGTGCCGTTCCTCTACGCGCAGCGCTCCACGACGATCGTCCCGATCGTCTTCCTGATCGCCGCCGCGGCCACCGCCGACGTGAAGGGGGAGTTCACCCTCTTCCGCAACCGCACGATGGTCTGGCTGGGCGAGGTGTCGTTCGCCTTCTACCTGATCCACTACGTGGTGCTCACCTACGGCCGCAAGTGGCTCGGCCACGACTACTACTCGACGGCCGAGACCGCCGGGCTGCTGGCCCTGATGTTCGCCATCGCGATGGTGGCCTCCTGGGCGCTCTACGCGCTGATCGAGCGGCCCATCACCCGCAACTGGTCCAAGCCCCGGCGCAGGGCCGCGGCGGGCGGCACGCCACCGCTCGCCGGGGCCGAGTGA